Below is a genomic region from Triticum dicoccoides isolate Atlit2015 ecotype Zavitan chromosome 5A, WEW_v2.0, whole genome shotgun sequence.
GGCTGCAAGGCCGACCTGAGCAAGTGCCGCGACTACCACCGGCGGCACAAGGTGTGCGAGGCGCACTCCAAGACccccctcgtcgtcgtcgccggccgcGAGATGCGCTTCTGCCAGCAGTGCAGCAGGTAACCAACCATCCAACCCGCCAAAATCGCGAAAATTCCCGCGATTGTGATGTTGCAGAAAGACCATTGCTTGAATTTTCGCAATGGTAAAATTGACTGACTGCACACCAATTTCCCCTCCTTTTTTTACTGCTGCTGATCATCATTCCCGTCCCTTTGTTCAAAGTGAAAAGGCCAATCCAACTATCCAAGCCAGTTCTTTCTCAGGAACTGGCTTTGCCTTTCTCTTTGGCTCAAATTAACCACCAGTTGCTCCCATTCCAAGCAAGGAGCACTGCTGGTAGAATCAGTAGGGGGCGGTGAGAGTGAGCTGAGCATATCTCACTGTTCGGTCTCAAGGATGCACCAGTAACTTTTCCTTTATCCGGCACTAACTTTTCAGCCTTTTCATATAGACAAGTACCCCCAAGTTTTTTTTACTTTGGGCAATCAGTAGTATACCTGAATCATAGCCCTCCCATTTTCCTACTTTTGCACTGGTAACTTTCTAGCCCACGGGCGTGAATTATTACCAGTGAAAAGTGGCTGATGCACTCCATGTGCCAAAGATCAGATGGAGCAGTCCTTTTTATTATTTGCTAGCTGCCACATTTTCAAACCTGCCATTGGATTCCCCCCTTTTTTTGAAAATAATTATTGTTCTGGTTTGAAGTCTAAGAGTGGAGTATAATTTGTGACATCGACAAATATATTAGTActtcttttattttggagtttaataTTGGAGTATAATTTGTGACATCGACAAAtatattagtactccctccgtctcgaattacttgtcgcacaaatggatgtatctatacgtattttcagttctagatacatccttttctatccatttcttcgacaagtaatttggaacggagggagtactacttttactatgacaaaaaaatcagcaCAGATTTTAaaccaactactccctctgttccgaattatTTGTCTTAAATTTGTGTAGATACGGATGTAGCATCTACACAAATTTAAGACataatttgggacggaggtaacAGGTGGTAAGAAGTGAATCTGTGTAAACcatagtttttttgtgtgtgtAAACCACGGTTAACCATAGGTACGTGAGGATCAACCCATTTTGCCTTTGAGGTGGTTTATTGACTGAACAGATGGATCGAAGGTACCACTACTTTTATTCTGGCTAAATAAAAGTGGTGCGATGCTCTACTGTAGTGTCCCCAGTAACTATCACATATTTTGCACCAACTGGGGAGTcaagaattgttttttttttgcggggtgggGAGTCAAGAAGTTAATCTGGGTAACCCGGTAGGTACTTCAGGATCAACCCATTTTGCCCTTGAGGTGGTTTATGGACTGAGCGGTGGGCCCCATGTCTGACATGATTGCCCCTCATTGCTGAATGAGTAGTAACCACCAGATCCATGCGAATTCTTTGGGTTTACTCGTGGGTTATTGTGTGCAGCAGTATATGTTGTGTGTGGGCTGTTCACCCTTTAAAGATGTTGCTGAACACATGACCTGTTTTATTGAATTCTTGCCAGAAACTGGCCTACCTCATCTGCCATGACCGCTTCTTGTTATTAGCCTTGTTTTTTCCACGTGAGATGCCGGGGCCGCTAGAGCCAATTGTTGAAACAGCGTTGCAAAATAGGTTCTACATTTTGCATTTTGGTGGAGCCGGTTGTCTTTGAGTGCCTTGGATGTTCTAGTACTATTCATCGGTTAGCTGAATTATTGGAGTAGCTTTGCGCTTAAGGTTAGTAGCCAACAAAAGCTACACTCTTTCAAAATCTAACCTGTGGCCTTTTCCAAATACTCCAGTAAGAACCTTGTTCTTCCATTATTGAACAGATAGAATTATTGGAGTGACTTGCACTTAATGTTCTTGCTATGCGCATTCCTTTCTAGCTGAACTGTTCATGTATTTGAaacattttcattttattttttctagACTTGGCATAAAAACTGAGGTATGTCTGTCAGATATGGTATGTACAAAAACAGGTGAAAATGGGGGGAAAATGCCTCCAGTTTCACATGTTTTTGTACTGTACATCTTTCGAGGTTCATTGCACACTAGTACTGATCTGAAACCCTTTTAGGTTCAATGCTATTTCATTCGAGTTTgccttttactactccctccatcccataatgtaagatggtTTTTTACACAACACtagagtcaaaaaacgtcttacattatgggacagagggagtacattttagAGCCGTGGTGAGCAACTAACTCTGCATCATGTGCCTTCAAAGTTCAAGGAATACAAAAGAATTACCCATCAATCATTTGGTCGTCTTCCCCTAAAATTGTTTATATCTCAGTGGGGGCGCGTTTCCAATGATTGAGTGCCTATCAGACACACAATCGGGCAATAGTGCGCCCAGTGGAGCAAAAATTTGGATCACCATACTGTACTCCTTCAGTGTTCCTACAGGCTGGTGCCACACTGCCATACACCTGTTGGAACCTATACCGTGGTCCAAATGTCCAACAGGAGTTGCACTAACTTGCTGCGCTTTGCAGGCCCAGTAGAAAGCTTTCGTAAAGCCAAGCCCCCCATGCACTGAAATTTGTTAACTGACGCATTGAAATCTGAGTGGTCCAGCTGCGTCGTGTGCGTACTCTTTTCTTCATGGAATCTGTGTGCTGTTTTAATGTCGAGCAAATAAATATTCAGACCACTCTGTTTGGTCCTTGTAGCCTTTGATTTTCCACGTGCCTTATTGCATCAGAGCATGTTATTTGTTCAGAATCAGAACAGTGATGGTGTCAAGTAGACAACTGAAGTTGTTTTCTGCTGGAATTTTTTGCATACTTTTAAGTTTTAAGCATAATGGTTGTGCGAATCCTCTCTGATCATGAATGCCATGCTTAGGTCTTGTCTTATAGTGCTTGTTTGTCCACTATGGCCGGATATCATGTGTCCTTGTAGCACTTGCCTGTATTATGGGAGTGGTAAGACATTTTGGAGTtacttttattttcttatatcGAGGTTATGCGAGGTTCTATACCCAAGGGCCTTTGAATGTGTTCTGATTTTCTCTCTTCCTTCTACAACAATCGTACTCTGATTTTTACAACTAAATGGATCAATATGTTATTAAGGATGGTGCTGATTTACACTGGTAACTTGTTTAGGGTGTCATTAACAGGGTCAGTATGCCATTAAGGACGATGCTGATATACAACTAAATGGGTCAATATGTTAGTATCATGGCTCCTGTTTGCTTAAATGTTTGTGTTTCTTACCATTAATCTTTGTTTCGCTAGATTCCACTTGCTCGCCGAGTTTGACGAGGCTAAGCGTAGCTGTAGAAAGCGCCTTGATGGGCACAACAGGCGCCGCAGGAAGCCACAGGTTGATAGCATGACTTCTGGGAGCTTTATGACAAGACAacaaggtatttttcttatttataACCGCTTCTTTTTGTCAGCCTGTCGATTGCTACATTGACATAGCTGAAATGAACAAATTATATAGCAACCTCCCTCAGATTCAGATATTTCTGTTATAAAGTTATTCACATGCAAACACTCGGTGAAATGTTCGTGCTTACATCGGACATATTTTCTCCTGTTGAATTGATAATAAGCTTAACTTGCATATTTTGCATGGATCTACGACTGTTCTCGCATCATAAGAATGGAAGTTGGCATAAAGTATATATACTGCTCTGTATCTAACTCGGTGTGTCCACCACCCCACACATCCTGCAACCCACACAGCGAACATCGGATGGCTTTATATACCTTTTTCTTGCCCTCTATAGCATCAAATTCATTTGACATGGATGATGTTGAGTAACATGGTGAGTATAATATACAGTAGATCAAGGGTATACAAGAGCACATTGTAAACTGAATATTCGAATTAGCAGGGTGATTGCACAATGCTGCATTTTCAGTTTTTTTACATTTCTGCTACATTTGAATACTACAGAGTCTGATGCTCGTTTCATGATGACCGTTCAGGTTTGTATTCAAATGCAGGGACAAGGTTCGCGTCCTTCTCCGCTCCAAGGCCGGAGTCAAGCTGGTCCGGGATCATCAAATCCGAGGACAGCAATCCATACTACACCACCACTCACCAGATCAATTTCGCCGGCTCTTCGTCGTCCTACTCCAAGGAAGGCCGGCGCTTCCCCTTCCTCCACGAAGGAGACCAGATGAGCTTCAGCACGGGCGCGGCGGCCCTCGAGATCCCCCCCGTGTGCCAGCCTCTCCTCAAggccgtcgcgccgccgccgccgcccgagagcagcagcagcaacaagatGTTCTCCGATGGACAGTTGACGCACATGCTCGACTCCGACTGTGCTCTCTCTCTTCTGTCATCCCCGGCCAACTCCTCCAGCGTCGACGTCAGCCGGATGGTCCGTCCAAGCGAGCACATCCCCTCCGTCCCCAACCTGCAGCAGTTCGGCAGCTCCTCCTGGTTCGCCTGCTCCCAGGCCTCCAGCGCCGCCACCGGCTTCGCCGCCTTCGCcggcggcatggacggcgagcAGCAGCTCAACGCCGGTGGCGCACTGGTCCCGAGCTCCAACGACAACGAGATGAACTGCCACGGGATCTTCCACGTCGGCGCCGACGGCTCCTCGGAGGGCACGTCGCCGTCCCTCCCGTTCTCGTGGCAGTAGAAGTCTTGAGTGAGCGTCAGAGGCTGTTCTTGGGTTCTTTTGGTGATCATCAGTAGCTAGCCGTGCCCGTTTTAGTGATCAGGCCTACGTCCCGTTCTTTCTGTGTTTATTCTCTCTCTTTTTCATGTTTCTATGTCTTGGACTTGATCTCTCGCCATCAGAATGAATAACTTTGCATGATTCAGAAGAAAATCATATACTTATGGATTTCATTGATGCATTGGAGACTAGATTTAGACAACTTTTGGTTTTTGACAACTATCTCCTCATTTATTCATTCATCAAAATAGTGGCATCGCGGGAATAACCGCACTAGGGGCAGTATCTATTCAACAACTAGGGGCAGAAAAGTCTATGACAATGCTCATAAATGCTATGATTGAAATCTAATGACATATAGCACTAGCAACTGAAGAAGAGTTGCCCTCCTTTAGAGCTTCAACCACCTCTACACTGTCGGAGTTGATT
It encodes:
- the LOC119302201 gene encoding squamosa promoter-binding-like protein 18 isoform X1; translation: MDWDLKMPGSWDLAELEHDGVPAMAAPAAAGIAAAAARGPPGRPECSVDLNLGGLGEFGPAADGAMKQQQPPVATAAANGPAASLSASASNAAAVVPSASPLKRPRPGAGGGGGAGAGHCPSCAVDGCKADLSKCRDYHRRHKVCEAHSKTPLVVVAGREMRFCQQCSRFHLLAEFDEAKRSCRKRLDGHNRRRRKPQVDSMTSGSFMTRQQGLYSNAGTRFASFSAPRPESSWSGIIKSEDSNPYYTTTHQINFAGSSSSYSKEGRRFPFLHEGDQMSFSTGAAALEIPPVCQPLLKAVAPPPPPESSSSNKMFSDGQLTHMLDSDCALSLLSSPANSSSVDVSRMVRPSEHIPSVPNLQQFGSSSWFACSQASSAATGFAAFAGGMDGEQQLNAGGALVPSSNDNEMNCHGIFHVGADGSSEGTSPSLPFSWQ
- the LOC119302201 gene encoding squamosa promoter-binding-like protein 18 isoform X2, translated to MDWDLKMPGSWDLAELEHDGVPAMAAPAAAGIAAAAARGPPGRPECSVDLNLGGLGEFGPAADGAMKQQQPPVATAAANGPAASLSASASNAAAVVPSASPLKRPRPGAGGGGGAGAGHCPSCAVDGCKADLSKCRDYHRRHKVCEAHSKTPLVVVAGREMRFCQQCSRFHLLAEFDEAKRSCRKRLDGHNRRRRKPQVDSMTSGSFMTRQQGTRFASFSAPRPESSWSGIIKSEDSNPYYTTTHQINFAGSSSSYSKEGRRFPFLHEGDQMSFSTGAAALEIPPVCQPLLKAVAPPPPPESSSSNKMFSDGQLTHMLDSDCALSLLSSPANSSSVDVSRMVRPSEHIPSVPNLQQFGSSSWFACSQASSAATGFAAFAGGMDGEQQLNAGGALVPSSNDNEMNCHGIFHVGADGSSEGTSPSLPFSWQ